The Chrysoperla carnea chromosome X, inChrCarn1.1, whole genome shotgun sequence genome includes a region encoding these proteins:
- the LOC123302668 gene encoding ras-related protein Rap1 codes for MREYKIVVLGSGGVGKSALTVQFVQGIFVEKYDPTIEDSYRKQVEVDGQQCMLEILDTAGTEQFTAMRDLYMKNGQGFVLVYSITAQSTFNDLQDLREQILRVKDTDDVPMVLVGNKCDLEDERVVGKDQGGNLARQFNCAFMETSAKAKINVNDIFYDLVRQINKKSPEKTKSKKKKPLCTLL; via the exons atgcgTGAATACAAAATAGTGGTGTTGGGTTCTGGAGGTGTCGGTAAATCAGCATTAACAGTGCAATTTGTGCAAGGTATATTTGTTGAGAAATATGATCCAACGATAGAAGACAGTTATCGAAAACAGGTCGAGGTCGATGGACAGCAATGTATGTTGGAAATATTAGATACGGCTGGAACG gaACAATTTACTGCAATGCGTGATCTCTACATGAAAAATGGACAAGGATTCGTATTGGTATATTCAATAACTGCACAATCAACTTTCAATGATTTACAAGACTTACGTGAACAAATTTTAAGAGTTAAG GATACAGATGATGTGCCTATGGTTCTCGTAGGTAACAAGTGTGATTTGGAGGACGAACGAGTTGTGGGCAAAGATCAGGGCGGTAATTTGGCGCGCCAGTTCAACTGTGCCTTCATGGAAACCTCTGCCAAAGccaaaattaatgttaatgat ATATTTTACGATTTAGTgcgacaaataaacaaaaaatcgccAGAGAAAACAAAGAGCAAGAAGAAGAAACCATTATGCACGCTACTTTAA
- the LOC123302636 gene encoding regulator of G-protein signaling 7, producing MVTMSSDKFASRHKVDRTDASASGTTHATPSSSNLNATNESCNSISSTIPVTISTDDASNIPNFLVYQKMEKIVEKMQDEVSGVPVRTVKSLMSKIPSVFTGSDLIMWMIKNLKMDQTEALHLAHLMAAHGYFFPIDEHMLTVKNDNSFYRFQTPYFWPSNCWEPENTDYAVYLCKRTMQNKTRLELADYEAENLARLQKMFSRKWEFIFMQAEAQSKVDKKRDKLERKVLDSQERAFWDVHRPMPGCVNTTEINIKKACRMNRAATANKFLQLGTSSNKSAAPNIDPQNDNPLGMLKKQNARLKLRLERRNIKISKVAEAIINYYEQYVEYDYFLVSPEQSNPWLTDNPEFWEQEKQTKDISARRVKRWSFCLQEVLQDPAGREHFMKFLEKEFSGENLKFWEAVQELKALPQSAVQAKVEEIWNEYLAPDASCPINVDSHSYETTKKNMENPDRWVFDGAAAHVYHLMKSDSYSRYLRSEMYKDFLNNSKKKTSMKGIRSIVSFSARKENATT from the exons ATGGTCACTATGAGTTCTGATAAGTTCGCTTCGCGACACAAAGTTGATCGCACAGATGCGTCTGCAAGCGGGACAACCCATGCAACGCCCAGCAGCAGTAATTTAAATGCAACAAATGAATCATGTAATTCGATAAGTTCAACAATTCCAGTAACGATATCGACAGACGATGCTTCGAATATACCAAATTTTCTTGTGTATCAAAAA atggAAAAAATAGTTGAGAAAATGCAAGATGAAGTAAGTGGCGTTCCAGTACGTACAGTTAAAAGTTTAATGTCAAAAATTCCATCAGTTTTTACTGGTTCCGATCTGATTATGtggatgataaaaaatttaaaaatggatcAAACGGAAGCATTACATTTAGCACATTTAATGGCAGCGCATGgctatttttttccaattgatGAACATATGCTTActgttaaaaatgataattccTTTTATCGATTTCAAACCCCATATTTTTGGCCCTCAAATTGTTGGGAACCTGAGAATACTGATTATG ctGTTTATTTATGTAAGCGAACAATGCAAAATAAAACTCGTCTAGAGTTGGCCGATTATGAAGCTGAAAATTTAGctcgtttacaaaaaatgttctcaCGTAAATGGGAATTTATATTCATGCAAGCGGAAGCTCAAAGTAAAGTTGATAAGAAACGTGATAAGTTAGAACGAAAAGTTTTGGATAGTCAAGAGCGTGCTTTTTGGGATGTACATCGACCAATG CCTGGTTGTGTAAATACtacagaaataaatataaaaaaagcgtGTCGTATGAATCGTGCGGCAactgcaaataaatttttacaattaggTACGTCTAGTAATAAATCAGCGGCACCAAATATCGATCCACAAAATGATAACCCATTGGGTatgctaaaaaaacaaaatgcacGCTTAAAATTACGATTAGAACgtcgaaatattaaaatatcgaaagttgCTGAAGC gatAATAAACTATTATGAACAATATGTGGAATACGATTACTTTTTGGTATCGCCAGAGCAATCGAATCCATGGCTAACAGACAATCCTGAATTTTGGGAACAAGAGAAACAAACGAAAGATATCTCGGCACGACGTGTTAAACGATGGTCTTTCTGTCTGCAAGAAGTACTACAAGATCCAGCTGGACGTgaacattttatgaaatttttagaaaaggaATTCAGTggggaaaatttaaaattttgggaaGCTGTACAAGAATTAAAAGCGTTACCACAATCTGCGGTACAAGCTAAAGTCGAAGAAATATGGAATGAATATCTAGCACCGGATGCCAGTTGTCCTATAAATGTGGACTCACATTCGTACGAGACTACGAAAAAGAACATGGAGAATCCAGATCGTTGGGTGTTCGATGGTGCTGCCGCGCATGTCTACCATCTTATGAAAAGTGATAGTTATTCACGGTATCTCAGATCGGAAATGTATAaggattttttgaataattccaaaaaaaag ACATCGATGAAAGGAATACGTTCAATAGTATCATTTTCTGCACGCAAAGAAAATGCAACTACTTAA